One window of Peteryoungia desertarenae genomic DNA carries:
- a CDS encoding dienelactone hydrolase family protein, with protein MSMSTAHFRFFRSLGVLLPFLLVSEANAEALGPYKDELFAGQSVLRSEDDGRFEVRDYDEMRDINGRDSIPERRVKDRYVSLGVRRAQENETLNLPSGPLEVARVGKSEAAAFTTIFIHGRGGDRRLGINDFSFGGNFNRLKNLHTENGGTYYAPSIASFDQRGVVQAVELIGYAHARSGGRPVVLACASMGSFICWGVAREASAVQQLEGMVILGGAPDPTYTKSVAARAKLPIWLTHGSRDSVYAAADMERFYRTLRANGQPVRLTVFETGSHGTPIRMSDWRSILNWILS; from the coding sequence ATGTCGATGTCCACAGCTCATTTCCGCTTTTTCCGCTCCCTCGGCGTTCTCCTTCCGTTTCTGCTTGTCTCTGAGGCAAATGCTGAAGCGCTAGGCCCCTACAAGGATGAACTGTTTGCGGGACAGTCTGTGCTGCGCAGCGAGGATGACGGCCGCTTTGAGGTCAGGGATTATGACGAGATGCGCGACATTAATGGGCGCGATAGCATTCCCGAGCGTCGGGTGAAAGACCGCTATGTCTCGCTTGGTGTTCGACGGGCGCAGGAAAACGAGACACTGAACCTGCCAAGCGGTCCTCTTGAGGTCGCTCGTGTTGGAAAAAGTGAAGCGGCGGCCTTCACGACCATCTTCATTCATGGGCGGGGCGGGGACCGGCGGCTCGGCATCAACGATTTTTCATTCGGTGGCAATTTCAATCGGCTGAAAAACCTTCATACCGAGAATGGTGGCACCTATTATGCCCCGAGCATTGCGAGCTTTGATCAACGAGGTGTGGTCCAGGCCGTGGAACTCATTGGCTATGCACATGCGCGATCCGGTGGGCGACCCGTTGTTCTGGCATGCGCGTCCATGGGCAGTTTCATCTGCTGGGGCGTTGCGCGCGAGGCTTCTGCGGTCCAGCAGCTTGAGGGTATGGTTATCCTCGGTGGCGCGCCAGACCCCACATATACAAAAAGCGTTGCGGCCCGGGCTAAGCTGCCGATCTGGCTTACCCATGGAAGCCGCGACAGTGTCTACGCTGCCGCGGACATGGAACGGTTTTACCGGACGCTACGCGCAAACGGTCAACCTGTGCGGCTGACAGTCTTTGAGACCGGTTCGCATGGAACACCGATCCGGATGAGCGACTGGCGATCCATCCTAAATTGGATTCTCTCCTGA
- the tpiA gene encoding triose-phosphate isomerase yields the protein MTPEVRPLVAGNWKMNGTRASLDQIKAMAEGVSKPLSEKVDSLICPPATLLYVATALCTDSPLEIGAQDCHQNASGAHTGDLSAEMIADCFGTYVIVGHSERRTDHAETDHLVRAKAEAAFAADLTAIVCIGETADERKSGQTLDILKRQLAGSVPDGATAENTVIAYEPVWAIGTGLTPTTADVAEAHAFMRDELVKRFGDEGKRMRILYGGSVKPGNAKELMAVANVDGALIGGASLKASDFLAIYGVYEELTA from the coding sequence ATGACACCGGAAGTTCGACCGCTTGTTGCGGGCAATTGGAAGATGAATGGCACACGCGCTTCGCTGGATCAGATAAAGGCCATGGCGGAAGGTGTGTCAAAACCTCTCTCCGAAAAGGTCGACAGTCTCATTTGCCCGCCGGCAACGCTTCTCTATGTGGCGACGGCGCTGTGCACCGATAGTCCTCTGGAAATCGGTGCACAAGACTGCCATCAGAATGCGTCCGGCGCCCATACCGGCGACCTGTCTGCAGAGATGATTGCCGATTGCTTCGGTACCTATGTGATTGTTGGCCATTCCGAACGCCGAACGGACCATGCCGAGACGGATCACCTGGTGCGCGCCAAGGCGGAGGCTGCCTTTGCCGCAGATCTGACGGCGATCGTCTGCATTGGTGAGACGGCGGATGAGCGGAAATCCGGACAGACGCTGGACATATTGAAGCGCCAGCTGGCTGGCTCTGTGCCGGACGGCGCCACGGCAGAGAACACCGTCATTGCCTATGAACCGGTCTGGGCCATCGGGACAGGCCTCACACCGACAACAGCCGATGTGGCCGAGGCCCATGCTTTCATGCGCGACGAACTCGTCAAGCGCTTTGGTGATGAAGGCAAGCGCATGCGCATACTCTATGGTGGTTCCGTCAAGCCGGGCAACGCCAAGGAACTGATGGCAGTTGCCAATGTGGACGGCGCTCTGATCGGTGGTGCAAGCTTGAAGGCCAGCGATTTCCTCGCCATATACGGCGTCTATGAAGAGCTGACCGCCTGA
- the parE gene encoding DNA topoisomerase IV subunit B, producing MPLVQKTVAVPEPEPAAKAKPSASAPAAPAISSGEDYGASSIRVLEGLEPVRMRPGMYIGGTDEKALHHLFAEVIDNSMDEAVAGHANFIDVHLDTEGFLTVTDNGRGIPVELHPQVPGKSTLEVIMTKLHAGGKFDGKAYETSGGLHGVGVSVVNALSDLLEVEVARNRKLYRQRFSRGIPLGGLEELGDVHNRRGTRVRFHPDPQIFGDHARFDPGRIFRMARSKAYLFGGVEIRWSCDPGMVPEGGDIPEKAVFHFPGGLKDYLANTLGKEFTVTREIFAGKTEKTGGHGALEWAVTWYGGDPQIHSYCNTIPTPEGGTHEAGLRIALTKGLKSYAELTQNKRAQQISTEDVMISAVGMLSVFIREPEFVGQTKDKLATVEAQRIVENALRDPFDHYLADNPNEAAKLLDWVIERAEERLRRRKEKEVNRKSAVRKLRLPGKLADCAQNTAEGAELFIVEGDSAGGSAKQARNRANQAILPLRGKILNVGSASREKLMANQQIADLIQALGCGTRSKYREEDLRYERIIIMTDADVDGAHIASLLITFFYQEMPELIRGNHLYLAVPPLYVIRQGAKTVYARDDAHRAELMETVFKGKKVEVGRFKGLGEMMPAQLKETTMDPGKRTLLRVEIDEIDFEGTRDAVDALMGTKPEARFRFIQDRAAFADNLDI from the coding sequence ATGCCGCTTGTCCAAAAGACGGTAGCTGTTCCGGAACCCGAGCCCGCCGCAAAAGCGAAGCCATCGGCGTCCGCGCCAGCAGCACCCGCAATATCTTCGGGTGAAGACTATGGGGCGTCATCCATCCGCGTTCTTGAGGGCCTGGAACCCGTGCGGATGCGTCCGGGCATGTATATCGGTGGTACCGACGAAAAGGCGCTGCATCACTTGTTTGCCGAAGTCATTGACAACTCGATGGACGAAGCAGTTGCCGGACATGCCAACTTCATTGATGTACATCTCGACACCGAGGGCTTTCTGACCGTCACCGACAATGGTCGCGGTATCCCGGTTGAGCTTCACCCCCAGGTGCCGGGCAAATCAACGCTCGAAGTCATCATGACCAAGCTCCATGCCGGCGGCAAGTTTGACGGCAAGGCCTATGAGACCTCCGGCGGTCTGCATGGCGTGGGTGTGTCGGTTGTCAACGCGCTCTCGGATCTTCTCGAAGTGGAGGTCGCGCGCAATCGCAAGCTTTATCGACAGCGCTTTTCTCGCGGTATCCCGCTTGGTGGACTTGAGGAACTGGGCGATGTCCATAACAGACGTGGCACTCGCGTCCGCTTTCACCCGGATCCGCAGATATTTGGAGACCATGCCCGTTTCGATCCCGGTCGGATTTTCCGAATGGCGCGGTCGAAGGCCTATCTCTTTGGCGGTGTCGAGATCCGGTGGAGCTGCGATCCGGGCATGGTGCCAGAGGGCGGCGACATTCCAGAGAAGGCCGTTTTCCACTTCCCAGGCGGCCTCAAGGATTATCTGGCCAATACGCTGGGCAAGGAATTTACAGTCACCCGTGAGATTTTTGCTGGCAAGACCGAAAAGACCGGCGGTCATGGTGCGCTGGAATGGGCTGTCACCTGGTATGGCGGCGATCCGCAGATCCATTCCTATTGCAATACCATTCCGACACCCGAAGGTGGCACCCATGAGGCCGGCCTGCGGATTGCGCTCACCAAAGGACTGAAGAGCTACGCTGAACTGACCCAGAACAAGCGGGCGCAGCAAATCTCCACCGAAGACGTGATGATCTCGGCGGTCGGCATGCTGTCTGTCTTTATCCGTGAACCGGAATTCGTTGGCCAGACGAAGGACAAGCTTGCGACGGTTGAGGCCCAACGCATTGTCGAAAACGCACTCCGCGACCCATTTGACCACTATCTCGCTGATAATCCGAACGAAGCCGCGAAGCTTCTGGATTGGGTCATCGAGCGCGCCGAGGAGCGCCTTCGCCGTCGCAAGGAGAAGGAAGTCAACCGGAAGAGCGCGGTACGCAAGCTGCGCCTGCCCGGCAAGCTCGCCGACTGTGCGCAGAATACGGCGGAAGGCGCAGAGCTTTTCATCGTCGAGGGTGATTCGGCGGGTGGCTCCGCGAAGCAGGCGCGCAACCGCGCCAATCAGGCGATCCTGCCTCTGCGCGGCAAGATCCTCAATGTCGGCAGCGCCAGCCGCGAAAAACTGATGGCCAACCAGCAGATCGCCGATTTGATCCAGGCGCTGGGCTGCGGAACGCGCAGCAAATATCGTGAGGAAGATCTGCGCTATGAGCGGATCATCATCATGACGGACGCCGATGTCGATGGAGCGCATATCGCGTCTCTTTTGATCACGTTCTTCTATCAGGAAATGCCTGAACTGATCCGTGGTAATCACCTGTATCTGGCTGTCCCGCCGCTCTATGTCATTCGCCAGGGGGCAAAGACAGTCTACGCGCGCGATGACGCCCATCGGGCCGAGTTGATGGAAACTGTGTTCAAGGGCAAGAAGGTTGAAGTCGGGCGGTTCAAAGGCCTCGGCGAAATGATGCCGGCGCAGCTGAAGGAAACGACGATGGATCCGGGCAAGCGCACGCTATTGCGTGTCGAAATTGACGAAATCGATTTCGAAGGCACGCGCGACGCTGTCGACGCCCTGATGGGGACAAAGCCCGAGGCCCGTTTCAGGTTTATCCAGGACCGTGCGGCGTTCGCGGACAATCTCGATATCTGA